One Epinephelus fuscoguttatus linkage group LG16, E.fuscoguttatus.final_Chr_v1 genomic window, CCTTAAACCGTCCCATATGTTAaatcctgtctgtttttttgtttatggtTATTTTGGAGTCATGTCTGTTCTTCTAGATTTGATGTACAAGGAAAACATACCATAGCAATGCCTTAAAATGGGACACAGTAAGAAagtttttatttgacatttttttgttgtttaaaaaagaTATATGAACCATAATGGGAATGAGGTACAGTGACGTCAGTATGACTCAAGGTGTTTTCAATGATGCGGCACTTTTTCTAATAAAAATTGTAGAAGTAATGACTCGGGCCTGAATCatgattttctgtttgtgtcataATTAACAAAATACTATATTATTCGAACTGGAGACAACTGGACAACACAGTAGAAATTATCAgggaagaaaataagaaagcaAAACTTTGCTTCAAACCAAGAaattggaagaaaaaaagaaaacactgaacattACAAAGTGTGATAGCTGCCATCAGATATGCAACagtatgaatgaaaataaacacattgcTATACTGTTTGGTAAACAGaatggtgcaggaatgagtcagAAAGTCCGGAAATGAGTTTGCATTTTTGTACATCTGGTTCACTCATCTCAAAATCGATGATTTTAATCCATTATATTCATGTATGCTAAACAACATATTAGCcgttgcatgtgtgtgacagagaaagggaagagaaggtggaaggtggactattgtgGCAACAAATCTTTTTGTAAGTTATAAATAACCTGGAATGCTGCAGGTCGGGCCACATCACTAGATACAAATCAAGTGCTTAATTGCAGTTGGCGGCTTCAGATAACCATCTGCAATTTGTCTCACTTGTTCCTTTTCCTCACTGGGCTGCCAATTTAATGCTCAAAGCAGGGGTTGATAACTGTGCCGAAAATATTGGCCTTATTTCTCTCTAACACTTGCCACCTCCTTTCAATTTGCTCCACCATTTTAGTggtgaagaaaaacaaatgtagaAGCACTCAAATATTGATTTGGATGTTGATTACTGGCACGATTGAAGCTTCAAAGCATGCAGGTCAGCCCTAGTCATTGCCCTGAACACAGCTTTAGAACCTCGTGGTGATGGTGACATTGAGGTACTGCAATCGTGGTTCAGTTCGTTCATAGTCTAACGTTTGCTGTTCACTTTGGGCAAATGCATTTATGctttaaattaagaaaaattGTTGTTCATTAGTGAAGATGATATTGCTGAACCAAAGGTGTAAGCAACTTTTGGTTGCCatagagcttattttctgcaataatccaaaatccagtggtaAAATCGCATTGGCTTTTGGCGAGCAAAACCAGGGCGATGCTAAAAAAGGTCATacctgcaccactctattatTTCCTGTTCATACCGGTATAGTATGAGAGGTATTTCTGTTAAAATATTTCCCCAACTGACAAAAgtgctgtctttttttcatataaATGGTAAATTGCATTTCTAAAATGATCGTCATTCATTTAACTACATGTTGCTGCTTCTTTAAAAGGCAGAGGAATATCTACTGAAAATCTCTCTGCCAGGTTACATctataaaacaagcaatatgacTTGCAAGCTTCAGAAGGAGTCCTACAGACTGCCTACCTCCTGCATTGGTAAACTATAAACCCATTAAATCTGGTAGGAAACATTTTGCAACTAGATTTTCCGAACAACAGAGCCCAGTGTTAACATTCTGTTATTCTATTGTTGGAGTCCCTTACACTGAAGAAAGCAGCTGCAGCATAAACCACTACATGTCAAGATATCAGCCGTAACTAAAATAACTGCACCTTTTCGTTTGAGTACTTGTGTATCTGGTGCAACTATTACTTACACTATCTTAGTAACACTGAATGGTACTTTAAGATCTGCTAGTGCTCTAGCCATGATAAGAAACATAGCCAAAGCTCACAAACTGTCGTCGAAGCTGTGGTGTAAACCTCCGTTTGATAAGTGAGGTGTGTACTCTTGTATGAGCACAGGTGCATTTCTCAACATCTCGTGAAAATGCCTGACTGTTGCAGCGTGAAGCTCCCTCTGCAACACCAGAGACCGGAACAGATTGATGGGCTCCGATTTGCGAATGATCTCTGGAACCTGCACGACCTCTGGAACTTTACTGTTCCCAACCAGAACGTGATGAAGTCTCTTTTCCTGTAGGCTCCTCTGCAAGAAGCTGAGCACATCCCGCAGCCTGTGCTCCATACTCTCGATGCCCCACGCAGAGGGCCTTTTACTCAGCAACAAGTGCAACAGAGCAGTCTTTAAATGATAATTAGTAAGGGCAGTTTTCCCTGTGAGCCCTGTCTGCTTTCTGTGTAGGAAAGTAACAATCTGAAGGCAGTGCAAATGACAGGAATTTTGTGGTAGGCGTTTGGCAAAGTGTTTCAGCAAATTCCTCTCGTAGACGGCAAAAGAGAGGGGCCAGTATGGGTCAGGGGAGCTGTCACAGTCTGATGGGAAGTGTGAGACAAAATAAGCATCTGTATCCTCCAGCTGAACCACAGGTACGATGTTCATTACAATGACTTTCCCTGAACGGAATCGGATCTTCAAAGCACCGGCTGCATCAAGATTGCGAAAAGTGACCTCAAAGTCGTATTTGTGAGAGATGCGTCCCCACGCTTTGGTTACAGAGATCTGAAACCACTTCATGACTTGATCTTTGGCTAAGAAACGTGTGTTCCTGGAGCACAGCAGTTCATCAGGACTGAGGTCCACTTTGGGGGTGTCATCCCTGCTATGCAACAGACACAGCATGTCCTCTCCCAGGTTAGCGGACCCACAAAGACAGCCCTCCTCGTTCTCCCCAAACCTGGTCACCTTTATCTTGCCGCAGCCCTGCATGTCTGGAGGAATGTCACTGGAGGGGCTGCACCACAGGTGGAACTGGAAGGAGTACGGATCTGGAGGCGAGAAAGGCACCATAAGGTCGCATGTCAGTGGCTTGCACACCTTCCAGGATTCAAACATGCTTCCAATCCCGACAAAATCCCCGACTTCCatgtctgcctctctgtcacATACGCTCCGGAGCGACTCCAGCAAGTCATCTGCAAAACCCTCGACAAACTCCCTCACCCTCCAGTTTTCATGGGCTGAAGTGTAGGTGCATTTGTCACAGAAGTTGCTCAGGACATGCTTATCCAGCACCATCGTCCTGGGGGTGACGGATCCGCTCTCTGAAAACACGTCTTCATCCTCAACTGGCCGGATTTCTGCATCAGAAGGATCCACCCTGTATATCTCGATAGTGAAGAATATGATGAAAGACAAAGTGCTCCAAAAGTACCAACTGTAACCGTCCTCCGAGCTGATTTCTTCCTGCTTCGTGTCCAGCTGCGCGAGCTCTTTCTCCAGCTGTGCGAGCTCTTTCTCCAGCCTGGCCTGCTCCAATTCCAGCCTCTCCTCGTGCTCCCGCATGCGAGCCATCAGCACCTCATCCTGCTCCGGGATTGTGGTGTTCTCTTGGGGAAAGAGCAGCGGGTGGTTTAATATGGCAGCGGCCACCACCATACACACTCGTGCAATGGCACCCTGCATCTTCAGCTTGTTTCTAACATGTACATTTAAGCTCCTCGCAGACGCCTGGGCAGCTGCAGCTCAGatcctgaaacaaaaacagaaatagtGGTTTTATTTAGAAGCCAAGTGGATTTAATGTATATAAATGTATGAAAATCATGGTATGTATAAAAAAATCCAGTTATTTCTGTAAAGCACTCCACCCTCAAGGAAAGCACAGATTGTTCCTCTAAATATAGAGTCAGTGGGCTGAGTGACGCACTCGCCCAGTATCAGACTGTGCAACATGATGGGAGGAAGGAAGATTGGGCCCTTTGGGTGCCCTCCTCTGATAACCCTATTGAGTTACCAACATTGTGCCTGTTAGCATTTTGTCTAAAATAAAACGAATAACTGGAAAGTGTCCAAGTAAAGTGTCAAAGAGAAACAATGTGGAAAAAAACTGTCATTGACGTTATTATCATCCTTCCCGGACATCATCAGTTAACCAACAAGTAAtgcaatatactgtacataagaGGAAATTACATAAGTGTCTTGCTCCTGCTCCAAGCTTTTAGTACAATTTAAAGAGACAGCCACACACTGCTCTGCTGAGAATCGACTGAATGACTTAttaatctttaaaataaaagcataaaatgTGCGACTTCCTGTGGCAAATGAGTGCAACAAGAAACGGGAAGTGCTCGTACATCATGATCTCAGTATCAGATCATGAGCTTTTGAGCTGTTCTCTGTCAGACCTGAgctttaaaatgtcagcagtaatggcGGGGCAGTAATGGCAGACTATGCGAGGCCACAGAGCCAGGGAAACTTCCCATGACTTACTCACTGGGATGTTTTCCAACACTTACATGGCTCAGTCCATCCAAACAAACATCAGCCCAGACAGAGAGAGGCCTGCTCTGTAGCTCATTAAAAATCAGAGATCAGCTATTGTTACAGAACATGGAGTCAGCATAAACAAAGGCTGGATCCTTACTCACTCACTCCTCCTCAGTGCTGAAACCACTACATATAAACGCTCTGGTAGAAGTAAAACTCTTTAAGAAGTCAGCAAAATGTTGAtattattagattattattatgtattcaatgcttcatattttatcattttggtATGAAACATCTTAATCTGTAAAGCAACTACCTActacagctgtcaaataaaagAAGAGGAGTTAAAAGTGCAATAATTTTCctcttaaaataaatatatgggAATAAAGAGTACAGAATTTTAGTAGCATTAAATGGACGTACTCAAGTAAAGCCAGTGGTGTGCAGTAACTATATATATGTCAATTTATTAAGTACAGTTATGAGGTATCTGTACTTAATTTAAGTAGCCAAGTTATATACTTCTACTCAACAATATTTTAGTGCCAGagcccagagctttacatctgtcccacagacgataggcttacacacttataaacagcgtcAAGAAGacgatcagctctgcactcagaatttcaggtaaataggctgtacgatgcttgttaaggttgctgaACAACTTCAGACTACAACCTGCCGCCCTCTCCTGAATGCTGGCGCAAAAAGGGCACAAGACCACCCAGTGGGAGAacctcatgttttccaggcggttaaagatgcagcatgtgtacggccccaaATCAATACATAAGTCAGTATGTTCAAAGTTTTCTGTGGAGCCATCTGAGGAACAACAAAGTTctcctcacaaattcaaggtaacacggcaGCATGACTTACTAATTAACACAAAGTGATTTTGTGGaagaagtattcctttaatggtatagttactttgcagattcagataatgaatacaaaatataatcaactaaTAAACTCTGCGTTATTTACTACTAATAAACTACCCAGCAGCgtttaattcagttcaatttaatTATATGTAtaaagcctaatatcacaaatcacaagcCTGTAATAGAGTTGatgtgtgatgattagaggagaaatggcagagcataaaggtccaggtgggaaaaaaaacaacaaacaaaacaacaactcaatcatttaggattttgctaaaagaaggaaatcacctgctgttttctatatatatatatatatatatatatatatagatcccagggttCGTTTTTTGTATTAGGGAGCggtttaaatgtgtaatatgtggtagattttattttgttgaactattaatattgtatacagaatctgaatctcactctgagttatgGTTAtcgttcacaaactaaagaaatgagagatcattttaaattttactgaatatttgaaggcaaactttTAGGGTGACAtgaactatatcacttattttgttgcagttCTATGctcttaaattattattttttccttctATTTAGAAGAAAATTAGTCAAatcatcaagaatattgttatcgcaaaaataccctgaaatatattattttagggccatattcCGAGTATAAGGTCATTAAAATCAGCTCCATCCTATCAGCTGCAACATTCAAGTGATGTACTCATTagtgcatcaataattataatccagtaaTATAGTCTAATGTACATTATTCTGAAATTaaccattctgcataatgagtacttctAATACTTTAAGTTTATTAATTTTGTACTAATTTTGAacgcaggacttttacttgtagacTAGCAGATAGTTATTGCAGATTCTTTCCCCACTAagcaaagtaaaagtactttaaaTAAACTTGTACATATTTCCACCACCCCTTAATGACGTGTCTGTGTGCTTGCAGGGTGATGTGGTGTTCACACGTTGCCAACGGTCACCTCCTCGGTTGTCTTAGCAACAAAATAGAGACCCGCTCATCGCGGAAATATCGCGGCAGGAAAACATTATAGCTACCAGACACATGAGTCACTTCACAGCtcacaaacactgctctgttGTAGGATGCTGTGCAAAGATTTAAcgcaaacaacaactaaaatgTTTACCTTCCAGAAAATATGAGCAACACGCGTCATGTGGGCAACATATCTGCATGTTATCAGCTTCAACTCGCTCATCGTCGATCCACAAGTCTACAGATGTAAGTTATATGTAAAACATAGGGGTGTGAAAAGTTAAAAACCTACCTTTGGGGTGATCTCTGGCTGAGTTCATGATGTTAAAGTTGTGTTGCAGGCTCTCCAGTTGAAACAGCCTCATGTGAACAGCGAGGGAAAATGTTTCTCAGCTCTTGTCTTACACATTTCCTGACTGTGTGCTCCACCcatgcacacagagacaccGCCCAGCTTCCCCTCTCCAACCCCTAAAATAGGCATTTTGACCTGTCAACAGTAGACTTCCGGTTTCATGATGAATTTAAATGTCATGCATGGAGTGCAAAAAGAGCTTACATCACTCTGAACAGCAGAGGTTTTTGACTCTATAAATTGCACTTGGGCTGCTTTAGCTGTGCAATGTTGATGTAGGCTTTTTTTTATAATAGTGTAATAATACTGTAATAGTTCAGCTCACAGCTTTACTCACTGTGCAGAATATGAATTTGATTACAGTACATATATGTGATATTGCTGGAAATAAGGTATAAAATccttatttaagtaaaagtaggcTACAAATAGCACACTGTGCTACTTTTATACTACTATTCGTTTCCAGCAAGTCAATACTTAATTCCCCAGATGATCAACTTTGAATCAATCTGACAGAGTCctgtcaagttgcaggagaCAACCCAGgagtgcattatgacttgtttaggattGGAAACTCAAAgcttaggacttgggacttgagtgcaaagacttgagacttacttgtgacttgcaaaacaataactTGGTCGCACCTCTGGTGAGTTTAATTagaaaaatgtacttaaagcaTTAGGCTAATTATTGTATGCTTTAAAACTTGAATTACTAGAAAATCAGTAATTCTGAAACCCCTAAAAACTCAGTTATCAGTGGATGGTGTGCATGAAGGCATTTGTTTGTGATTTTTCTCATTTCTACACTTTTAAGCCTTTTTAACCCTTTATAACCTGAGAAAATTGgcttcatttctttttaaaaacacatggGAAGAACCCAGTGAGCGACGAAAGTAGAAATAATCGCAAATAATTAGCAAGAAatcagtaaaaagagaaaattaagaacaaaaaaatactaaaaaagaagaaaggtgaaaaaaacaaagaaatgaccATGAAAGAGTgcttaattaaaatttaaaaaaaaaagttaaatttaaaaataatattttttaaattataataacactgtaacataatttaaaataataataataatcatcataataataataataataacagtaatagtAATACATTCTTTCCCCttgctttttgcttttttccctttttgaataattttctaaattttttttttttttttaatttgtggaaCATTTCTTATCAAGTtgctcatttcattttttcccacattttttGAAGAAATCCCACCcatttgctcagggttcaaagcagctcaagaaaagtgatgttgctccaggtttcaaagggttaaactaAGATGTCGCAAAATGTAAATCAAACCAAAAAACTTTCTAAAATTTTCCCctctaaaaaacaaccaattgTATGTTGTAAAACTTGAATTACTAGAAAATCAGTAATTCTGAAACCCCTAAAAACTTTAACTCAGTCGTGAGTGGATGGTGTGGATAAAGGCATTTGTTTGTGATACACTTTTAAGCCTTTTTAATAACCTGAGAAAACTggcttcatttcttttttaaaaaaacatgggaagaagccAATGAGCAGCAGAAGTAGAAATAACCCCCCAAAAATTAGCaaaagtaaaaagagaaaattgagaaaaaaaaaattagttaaaaaaaaacaaagaaattaccACAAGAGtgcttaattaaaaaaaaattaaatttaaaaataatattttttaaattataacaactctgtaacataatttaaaataatatttcccTTTATGAATAATTttctaattcttttttttttctaaatttgtggaacatttcttactaagttgctcattgcctttttccccatattttttttaagaaattccaCCCATTttctcagggttcaaaggttgaAATACTTGTGAAAAGTGTCTGAAAGCAGCTCAAAAAAAATGATGTTGCTCCAgttttcaaagggttaaactaAGATGTTGCAAAAATGTAAATCAAACCAAAAAACTCTCTAAAATTTTCATctctaaaaaacaaccagttttgggCCTTGGTGTGGGTCACATGTTTCATGAAATACCTCAGCtaactttaaaaataacaacactgTTGATATAGTAACAAGAAATATTTACATCCACAAGATGGCGCTTCATGCTTGAGCAAATCAAACTTTCTGAAGTCGACTTGGAgacattaaacacagtaaacTGACAGACACTGTTGTATCAACACTGGCACTCCTATGTGGATGCCAACCTAAAACAAATCCACATATTTCCATTGTTTTCAAAGTGATAAATTAATATTGTGCC contains:
- the LOC125903273 gene encoding inositol 1,4,5-trisphosphate receptor-interacting protein yields the protein MQGAIARVCMVVAAAILNHPLLFPQENTTIPEQDEVLMARMREHEERLELEQARLEKELAQLEKELAQLDTKQEEISSEDGYSWYFWSTLSFIIFFTIEIYRVDPSDAEIRPVEDEDVFSESGSVTPRTMVLDKHVLSNFCDKCTYTSAHENWRVREFVEGFADDLLESLRSVCDREADMEVGDFVGIGSMFESWKVCKPLTCDLMVPFSPPDPYSFQFHLWCSPSSDIPPDMQGCGKIKVTRFGENEEGCLCGSANLGEDMLCLLHSRDDTPKVDLSPDELLCSRNTRFLAKDQVMKWFQISVTKAWGRISHKYDFEVTFRNLDAAGALKIRFRSGKVIVMNIVPVVQLEDTDAYFVSHFPSDCDSSPDPYWPLSFAVYERNLLKHFAKRLPQNSCHLHCLQIVTFLHRKQTGLTGKTALTNYHLKTALLHLLLSKRPSAWGIESMEHRLRDVLSFLQRSLQEKRLHHVLVGNSKVPEVVQVPEIIRKSEPINLFRSLVLQRELHAATVRHFHEMLRNAPVLIQEYTPHLSNGGLHHSFDDSL